One segment of Methylotuvimicrobium sp. KM2 DNA contains the following:
- the fae gene encoding formaldehyde-activating enzyme has translation MSDSIWFRTGEATVFSSEGQGTDAMPEILIGSVKGPAGHAFANLMGQTEGHTRMFAIRACNQQVRPATIMVPKVTIKSTDYVNLFGGPVQSAVADAVLDSVIDGVIPADQANEICIIAMIWIAPECATNPDLDRKDLYRTNYEAMKLAIQRAMTQSPSIEELIANRHKIAHEMYDPETGESQW, from the coding sequence ATGTCAGATTCAATTTGGTTTAGAACCGGCGAAGCCACCGTATTTTCCAGCGAAGGGCAAGGCACGGATGCCATGCCTGAAATTCTTATCGGCAGCGTTAAAGGGCCTGCAGGCCACGCATTTGCCAATTTAATGGGGCAAACCGAAGGGCATACTCGGATGTTTGCAATACGGGCCTGTAACCAACAAGTGCGTCCTGCTACCATCATGGTACCTAAAGTTACGATAAAGTCGACCGACTATGTGAATCTATTCGGCGGTCCCGTTCAATCGGCAGTCGCCGATGCAGTATTGGACAGTGTAATCGATGGCGTGATCCCGGCCGATCAGGCCAATGAAATTTGCATCATTGCAATGATTTGGATCGCCCCTGAATGCGCAACCAATCCGGATCTCGACCGCAAGGACTTATATCGAACCAATTACGAAGCAATGAAGTTGGCCATTCAGCGTGCGATGACACAATCGCCAAGCATTGAGGAATTGATAGCGAACCGCCATAAAATCGCACATGAGATGTACGACCCGGAAACCGGCGAGTCACAATGGTAG
- a CDS encoding VanZ family protein — protein MNKKLLIGATLYTLFVVYGSLVPLDYRPMPFDVALEKFRNIRYLNLGIESRADWVANILLYIPLSYFWAAGFGGQFREYTRLLVAVPVLLFCWALAVSVEFVQLFFPPRTVSINDLIAEAMGSTMGVGLWVFSGDYFRRLSRHLSLGNFLSIKAAIIFYIAIYFALSFFPFDFVISHQELDTRLASGNHSLFMSIDTCRADGIRCVVKLGAEIVVLIPLGILLCLLPYISHPKLVCILTGFFIGLFVEIGQLFLASGVAQGISVLTRMTGLGVGAVVFAFFSKHDKDYWTAWLKPTILTLLPLHVFLVAALNGWTGGNWIGLEKALEKLETVQFLPFYYFYYTTESLAMVSLLSNIGMYFPVGLAFWLWNYADSKPERFHWVLVGLTAAVFATLVETGKLFLAPKHPDPTDVLIAFASAALVYELLNHAMRWFSNGKIKQGRGVSIAEAFHDDEDSISEDDSIRSSATVKLQAIDKRWRLFTGILALIIGWALLNYPIGAPFLSALLIAYAVLLIRYPQAWLFVLPAMLPVLDFAPWTGRFFFDEFDLVVMTTLAVYYWQKSSIRLTRQFSGTVKLCLGLFALIYLISVYRGLFPLQDIDINAFSNYYSRYNSLRVGKGVIWAFFLFPLLKQTLQQYPKAKQYFGYGVLLGLIGVIGVSIWERFLFSGLFNFESDYRITAMFSTMHTGGGHIDAYLVLALPFIAMLFLYAPRRLMGGITGFGIFAAGLYVLMVTFSRGPYLAFAIALIVFLISLVFAVNAKHLRTNRKSIPLLSVVLLVPVMVIPVFQGGFIQERFKRIDQDLDVRLQHWRAILDMRDDDVMTTLFGMGVGSYPRTYFWWHRGIGMPATYTIQSDDENRYLRLGSGGSLYLDQQVAIEPDTEYRLSADLRTESGRGEVTLPICEKSLLYSFRCVWITLRIDSEPGSWSRTEATLNTKYVGSSLGKTAGELSRRPVKLGIYNNSQGNVIDIDNINLTDTNDKNLLSNGDFSEGTDYWFFTIDNHQALNIDNFWVHLLFDLGWFGTTAFIILLIYACYRQLKALSKGDYYAAILLSSISGFVIVGTVGSPFEAPRLSLLFFLIVIFALSENKKLPLRKRTPEFVKSSLS, from the coding sequence ATGAATAAAAAACTTCTTATCGGTGCAACGCTATATACCTTGTTCGTCGTCTACGGCAGTTTGGTTCCGCTCGATTACCGACCAATGCCTTTCGACGTCGCTTTGGAAAAATTCCGAAATATTCGTTATCTCAATCTAGGCATAGAATCGCGTGCGGACTGGGTTGCGAATATTCTGCTTTACATACCGCTGTCTTACTTTTGGGCGGCTGGTTTTGGCGGTCAATTTCGCGAATACACCAGGCTACTGGTTGCGGTGCCGGTTTTGCTGTTTTGTTGGGCTTTGGCTGTTTCGGTCGAGTTTGTTCAGTTATTTTTCCCACCTCGTACCGTTTCGATCAACGATTTGATCGCCGAGGCAATGGGCTCGACCATGGGCGTAGGACTTTGGGTATTTTCAGGCGATTATTTCCGCCGTTTATCCCGTCATCTCTCGCTTGGTAATTTTCTATCGATCAAAGCGGCGATTATTTTCTATATCGCCATCTATTTTGCCTTAAGTTTTTTTCCGTTCGATTTTGTTATATCCCATCAAGAGCTTGACACTCGGTTGGCCTCGGGCAATCACAGCCTGTTTATGTCCATCGATACGTGCCGAGCCGATGGTATTCGCTGTGTGGTCAAGCTGGGGGCCGAAATAGTCGTATTGATTCCGTTAGGCATTTTACTCTGTTTATTGCCTTATATTTCGCACCCCAAACTGGTTTGCATCTTAACCGGTTTTTTTATCGGATTGTTCGTCGAAATCGGTCAATTATTTTTGGCATCAGGCGTGGCGCAAGGCATTTCGGTTTTGACCCGCATGACCGGGTTGGGGGTCGGCGCGGTCGTGTTTGCCTTTTTTTCCAAACACGACAAAGATTATTGGACCGCTTGGTTGAAGCCCACGATCCTAACGCTTCTACCTCTCCATGTTTTTTTGGTAGCCGCGCTGAACGGCTGGACCGGCGGGAATTGGATCGGTCTTGAAAAGGCGCTTGAAAAACTCGAAACGGTTCAGTTTTTACCGTTTTACTATTTTTATTATACGACCGAGTCCTTGGCCATGGTGAGTTTGCTTAGCAACATCGGCATGTATTTTCCGGTTGGCTTGGCTTTTTGGTTGTGGAACTATGCGGACTCCAAACCTGAGCGCTTTCATTGGGTTTTAGTCGGATTAACTGCTGCTGTCTTTGCCACGTTGGTAGAAACCGGCAAGTTGTTTTTAGCGCCTAAGCATCCCGATCCGACCGATGTGTTGATCGCATTTGCTTCGGCGGCATTGGTTTATGAATTGCTTAATCATGCGATGCGCTGGTTTTCAAATGGTAAGATCAAGCAGGGAAGGGGGGTATCGATTGCCGAAGCATTCCACGATGACGAAGACTCTATTTCAGAGGATGATTCTATTCGGTCATCGGCAACCGTTAAACTGCAAGCAATCGATAAACGTTGGCGCTTATTCACGGGAATTCTTGCGCTGATTATTGGTTGGGCTTTATTGAATTATCCGATTGGCGCGCCATTTCTATCGGCATTATTAATCGCTTACGCTGTTTTATTGATTCGTTATCCTCAGGCCTGGCTATTCGTCTTGCCGGCAATGCTACCGGTTCTGGATTTTGCCCCTTGGACCGGTCGGTTCTTTTTTGACGAGTTCGATCTGGTCGTTATGACAACCCTTGCTGTTTATTATTGGCAAAAATCCAGCATTCGGTTAACCCGACAGTTTTCCGGAACGGTTAAGTTATGTTTAGGATTGTTTGCTTTAATTTATCTAATTAGCGTATACAGAGGCTTATTTCCGCTGCAAGACATCGATATCAACGCCTTTTCCAATTACTACAGCCGCTATAATAGCTTACGAGTGGGCAAGGGGGTAATTTGGGCCTTCTTTTTGTTTCCACTGTTAAAACAAACATTGCAGCAATATCCGAAGGCAAAACAGTATTTCGGTTACGGAGTATTATTGGGTTTGATCGGCGTCATTGGCGTTTCGATTTGGGAGCGCTTTTTGTTTTCCGGGTTGTTTAATTTTGAAAGCGATTATAGAATCACCGCAATGTTTTCAACCATGCACACCGGTGGTGGGCATATCGATGCCTATTTAGTCTTGGCATTACCTTTTATTGCGATGCTGTTTCTCTACGCGCCCCGCAGATTGATGGGCGGTATAACCGGTTTTGGAATTTTTGCTGCCGGCCTTTATGTCCTGATGGTGACCTTTTCCCGAGGACCTTATCTGGCTTTCGCTATAGCGTTGATCGTTTTTTTGATCAGTCTAGTTTTTGCCGTTAACGCGAAACATTTGCGCACTAACCGAAAATCAATACCGCTGTTGAGCGTGGTATTGCTAGTTCCGGTCATGGTCATTCCGGTCTTTCAAGGCGGCTTTATACAAGAGCGCTTCAAACGTATCGATCAAGATCTGGATGTTCGCCTGCAGCATTGGCGAGCTATTCTCGACATGAGAGATGACGACGTCATGACGACTTTATTTGGAATGGGCGTTGGCAGTTACCCAAGAACCTATTTTTGGTGGCACAGAGGCATTGGCATGCCGGCCACTTATACGATACAAAGCGATGACGAAAATCGCTATTTGCGTTTAGGATCGGGTGGTTCGCTTTATTTAGACCAACAGGTCGCGATAGAGCCCGACACCGAATATCGCTTATCTGCGGATTTACGTACGGAGTCGGGGCGAGGGGAGGTTACCTTACCCATCTGTGAAAAATCGTTATTATATTCGTTTCGTTGCGTCTGGATTACCCTACGAATCGATTCCGAGCCGGGCTCCTGGAGCCGGACGGAAGCAACCCTAAATACAAAATATGTCGGATCCAGTTTGGGTAAAACAGCGGGAGAATTGTCGAGACGTCCGGTTAAACTGGGTATTTACAATAATAGCCAAGGCAATGTCATCGACATCGATAATATCAACCTGACTGATACTAATGATAAAAATCTGCTTAGCAATGGCGACTTTTCCGAAGGAACCGATTATTGGTTTTTTACGATCGATAATCACCAAGCTCTCAATATCGACAATTTTTGGGTACATCTATTATTCGATCTAGGCTGGTTTGGTACCACTGCATTTATAATCTTGCTGATTTATGCTTGTTATCGACAGCTTAAAGCGCTCAGCAAAGGTGACTACTATGCGGCGATTTTACTCTCATCGATTTCGGGATTTGTTATTGTCGGTACGGTTGGTAGCCCATTCGAAGCGCCTCGACTCAGTTTATTATTTTTTCTGATCGTGATTTTTGCATTGAGCGAAAACAAAAAATTACCATTACGCAAGCGAACCCCGGAATTCGTTAAGTCGTCATTAAGTTAA
- a CDS encoding Uma2 family endonuclease produces the protein MNQPALREATYEDLFDLPEHIIGEIINGQLITQPRPAPRHALASSVIGDELVSPFQRGRGGPGGWWILDEPELHLGRNILAPDLAGWRRERMPQLPEEAYFSIAPDWICEVISPGTSRIDRAVKMPIYAACEVSWLWLVDPGPKTLEVYRLLEGHWLLEHTWQNDDMVRAPPFDEVELALADLWAP, from the coding sequence ATGAATCAACCGGCTTTACGCGAGGCGACTTACGAAGACTTGTTCGATCTGCCCGAACATATCATCGGCGAAATCATCAACGGGCAGTTAATTACTCAACCACGACCAGCACCAAGACATGCTTTGGCTTCTTCGGTTATTGGTGATGAATTGGTTAGCCCATTTCAGCGTGGAAGAGGAGGGCCGGGTGGGTGGTGGATATTGGACGAACCCGAATTGCACTTGGGACGGAATATTCTGGCCCCCGATTTAGCCGGTTGGCGACGCGAACGCATGCCGCAACTGCCCGAAGAAGCCTATTTCAGCATTGCTCCTGACTGGATTTGCGAAGTAATTTCGCCCGGAACTTCGCGTATCGATCGCGCCGTCAAGATGCCGATTTATGCGGCATGCGAAGTTTCTTGGTTATGGCTGGTCGATCCGGGGCCAAAAACGCTTGAAGTCTATCGTTTGCTGGAAGGGCATTGGTTGCTTGAACATACCTGGCAGAATGACGATATGGTTAGGGCGCCGCCTTTTGACGAAGTTGAACTGGCCCTGGCGGACTTGTGGGCTCCTTGA
- the lysS gene encoding lysine--tRNA ligase, translating into MSETQLQDEQEQIRQRRGKLTEIRERGIAFPTDFRRNVVVGELLAEYGEKTKEELEADPIRVKVAGRMMTRRIMGKASFCHIQDMSGQMQLYVARDHLPEGFYNDQFKKWDIGDIIGTEGVLFKTNVGELSIKVDDIRLLTKALRPLPEKFHGIADQEIKYRQRYLDLIMSEQSRKTFLIRSKIVTYIREFLVARQFLEVETPMMQAIPGGATARPFKTHHNALDMELFLRIAPELYLKRLIVGGFERVFEINRNFRNEGLSTRHNPEFTMLEFYQAYAEYHDLMDLTEEMVRGIALEVLGQTLITYQGEQYDFGKPFDRMTVVESILHFNPDLTIDDLATREAAAKVAENLKIPVKDGYGLGKIQIEIFEKTVEHRLMNPTFITAYPVEVSPLARRNDDDPHVTDRFEFFVGGREIANGFTELNDAEDQAERFRKQVEEKEAGDDEAMHYDADYVTALEHGMPPTAGEGIGIDRLVMLFTDAPSIRDVLLFPHLRPKN; encoded by the coding sequence ATGTCCGAAACCCAATTACAAGACGAACAAGAACAAATCAGACAACGCCGCGGCAAACTCACTGAAATCCGCGAACGCGGCATCGCTTTTCCGACCGACTTCAGACGCAATGTCGTAGTCGGTGAATTGCTGGCGGAATACGGCGAAAAAACCAAGGAAGAGCTCGAGGCCGACCCGATCCGAGTCAAGGTTGCCGGGCGCATGATGACTCGCCGCATCATGGGTAAGGCAAGTTTCTGTCATATCCAGGACATGTCGGGCCAAATGCAGCTTTATGTCGCGCGCGATCATCTGCCGGAAGGTTTCTACAACGATCAGTTCAAGAAATGGGACATCGGCGATATCATCGGCACCGAGGGTGTATTGTTCAAAACCAATGTCGGCGAATTAAGCATCAAGGTCGACGATATTCGTTTATTGACCAAGGCGCTTAGGCCGTTGCCTGAAAAATTCCACGGTATCGCCGACCAGGAAATCAAATACCGCCAGCGTTATCTGGATTTGATCATGAGCGAGCAATCGCGCAAGACTTTCCTGATCCGTTCGAAAATCGTTACATACATAAGAGAATTCTTGGTAGCGCGACAATTTCTCGAAGTCGAAACGCCCATGATGCAGGCGATTCCCGGTGGTGCGACCGCTCGCCCGTTCAAGACGCATCACAATGCCTTGGACATGGAGCTGTTTTTACGGATTGCGCCGGAATTGTATCTGAAACGACTGATTGTCGGCGGTTTCGAGCGGGTTTTCGAAATCAACCGCAATTTCCGCAACGAAGGACTGTCGACACGGCACAATCCGGAATTCACGATGCTCGAATTCTATCAGGCCTATGCCGAGTATCACGACTTGATGGATTTGACCGAAGAAATGGTGCGAGGCATCGCACTCGAAGTACTCGGTCAAACACTGATTACTTATCAAGGCGAGCAATACGACTTCGGCAAACCGTTCGATCGCATGACCGTGGTCGAATCGATTCTGCATTTCAATCCGGATTTGACGATCGACGATTTGGCGACGCGCGAAGCGGCGGCGAAGGTGGCCGAAAATTTGAAAATCCCGGTCAAGGACGGCTACGGTCTCGGTAAAATTCAAATCGAAATCTTTGAAAAAACCGTGGAACATCGCTTGATGAATCCGACGTTTATTACCGCCTATCCTGTCGAAGTGTCACCATTGGCCAGACGCAACGATGACGATCCGCATGTGACCGACCGCTTCGAATTTTTCGTCGGCGGGCGTGAAATTGCGAACGGTTTTACCGAGTTGAACGACGCCGAAGACCAGGCGGAACGTTTTCGTAAGCAGGTCGAGGAAAAAGAAGCCGGTGACGATGAAGCGATGCATTATGATGCCGATTACGTGACCGCATTGGAACACGGCATGCCGCCGACGGCGGGCGAGGGCATAGGCATCGATCGCTTGGTGATGTTGTTTACCGATGCTCCGTCGATACGAGATGTATTGTTGTTCCCACATCTTCGGCCTAAGAATTAA
- a CDS encoding NYN domain-containing protein: MRDFKRKYMVYPSETKRFALLIDADNAQAKAIEAVLNEAARYGETTSRRCYGDWTNSQLRSWKEVLNRHAIQPIQQFGYTTGKNATDSALIIDAMDLLYTGKFNGFFLVSSDSDFTKLATRIRESGLEVIGIGQRRTPEAFRAACNKFIFTETIMEEDVNDLTSSSVSNNGTEQKSNSNEAKKSTEYSLNDKNLKVLIKEAIDSASEDDGWANLGGVGSYIQRVDTSFDARNYGYTKLGKLITSLDFVKAEQRNAENGSSNTYIKFQGK; the protein is encoded by the coding sequence GTGCGTGACTTCAAAAGGAAATATATGGTGTATCCGTCAGAAACAAAAAGATTCGCATTATTAATAGATGCAGATAATGCCCAAGCTAAAGCTATAGAAGCAGTATTAAATGAAGCAGCAAGATATGGAGAAACAACATCCAGAAGATGTTATGGGGATTGGACTAATTCACAACTTAGATCTTGGAAAGAAGTCTTAAATAGACACGCTATTCAGCCAATTCAACAGTTTGGTTATACCACTGGAAAAAATGCAACAGACTCAGCTTTGATAATTGATGCGATGGATCTTCTTTATACAGGTAAGTTCAATGGTTTTTTTCTTGTTTCAAGTGATAGTGATTTTACTAAGTTAGCAACTCGAATTAGAGAGTCAGGTTTAGAAGTAATTGGAATAGGTCAAAGAAGAACACCAGAAGCATTCAGAGCTGCTTGCAACAAATTTATTTTTACTGAAACCATTATGGAAGAAGATGTTAATGATCTTACCAGCAGTTCAGTAAGTAATAATGGGACTGAACAAAAAAGCAATAGTAATGAAGCAAAAAAATCCACAGAATATTCGTTGAATGATAAAAACCTAAAGGTATTAATTAAGGAAGCGATCGATTCGGCTTCAGAAGATGATGGATGGGCTAACCTGGGAGGTGTTGGTTCTTATATTCAACGTGTAGATACCTCGTTTGATGCGAGGAATTATGGATATACCAAATTAGGTAAACTAATCACATCTCTTGATTTTGTGAAAGCTGAACAAAGAAATGCTGAAAATGGTAGTTCGAATACATATATCAAATTTCAAGGAAAATAA